The genomic DNA AAGTCGAGAATTCTTCCGCAGCTTTTGGGATACTATGAGAAGTATGATAAACTGCCTGAAAAGCTGGTATTTTCACTTGCGGCACTGATAAGATTTTATAAAGGAACCAGAAATGAAGAAAAAATTGATCTGAAAGATGATGCATATATTTTGGAATTTTATAATGAACTTTGGGATGGAGAAAATCACAATTATACTAGTATGGTAGAAAAGGTACTTAAACTTGAAAAATTATGGGGTTGTGACTTAAGTAATATAGATGGTTTATTAAAATTAACATCTTTTTATCTTAATGAAATAGATAATGAAGGTATAAAAAAAATGCTGTAAATAGTAAAAAAATAATAATATGACTTTACAAATGGAAAAAACGAGGTATAAAGTATTAAACTTATAATTTCAATATTTTTATGCCTTGTGGCTTTTATTGAAAAAAGATTGAATGTTTAATCAAATGAACTGGAGTTTAATATTTTATTGGTTGAATTAAATTCTTTGTCATATATTAGAAAAAATGTGAAAATATTTCTTTTTCATATGTAATTATCAATTTTATGTAATTAATTTTTATGATATTAATTATTGTTTTTAGATTATTTTATATATCATAAAATATAAAAATAAAATTTGAAAATGACATTGTTTTAGTTACTAATATTTAAAATTTGTTGTTTTAAGAATGCCGGATTTTAAATATTTATATAAAAAAATATTTTTTGGAGGTTGTGATGAAAAAATTACTAGTGTTAAGTCTGTTTTTGGGACTTATGGGTAGTGCGTATGCTTTGGAAAAGGTAGATATAACTACAGGGGTTTACATGGAATCTGAAAATCATAATGCAGAATATAATTCAAGTGATGTAACTGTACATGGTGTCAGAGCAAAGCTGGATTTTAAAGATTTTCCTTTATGGACAGAATTTGCATATGAGTACAGAAATGCTGACAGTCTTTCAGGACATCAGGGTGACGAAGACAGATATAAGTTTATGCTTGGATCTAGATTTAATGCAGGAGATTTTAGCTTTAGACCTGAATATGAATTAAGAGTAGGGGATAAAAGAGAATCGGCTGAAAAAAATGTCGGTCACAGATTTAAGCCGAATTGGGGATATAAGTTTAACGACCAATGGTCATTGTTCAACGGATGGTTATTTGCTTATGAACCTAATAAAGCGTACAGAGGGTATTCAGAAACAAAAACATGGGATGACTATTACCATGAGATAGAAACAGGATTGAAATTCAAATTTGCTGATG from Sebaldella termitidis ATCC 33386 includes the following:
- a CDS encoding OmpG family monomeric porin, which encodes MKKLLVLSLFLGLMGSAYALEKVDITTGVYMESENHNAEYNSSDVTVHGVRAKLDFKDFPLWTEFAYEYRNADSLSGHQGDEDRYKFMLGSRFNAGDFSFRPEYELRVGDKRESAEKNVGHRFKPNWGYKFNDQWSLFNGWLFAYEPNKAYRGYSETKTWDDYYHEIETGLKFKFADDQAVAFGFYNEYKKEEKSDMYQRAKKFDEWQIRLAYEKKFDNGILVSPFARITVSQKEEAKEGYDIKSKGKGRYGVKMGYAADNGLGVYGETYYQNEPREVDGHDQSDKNRFFLKLGVDYTF